A window of Deltaproteobacteria bacterium contains these coding sequences:
- a CDS encoding (Fe-S)-binding protein, which produces MQLENLTKFQDKVEQCMKCGFCMYFCPIYQEIHTEPIVARGRNVLAMQLLEGDQFDWKHLEERFSKCLTCNRCAQFCPAKVDVAIITLAARADIVANKGLPFAKKVVFENLLTKRGLFGRVLKVASKLQKLLPKTKGKIRHLPTFLSALSKGRQIPEVAHKFLRDEYPEVISPPPGVKTKMRIAFFAGCATDYIFPDVGKKTIDFLTSQGVKVYFPKEQGCCGMPVFGSGDFKTAREMADKTVSVFEKLKDVDYIVTSCATCSSALKEGYITYLADTPEREKRYKAFRDKVKDTTEFIVDILKPPLEAFKTSLPKGTKVTYHDPCHHVRYQNISTQPRAIIQSLPGVEFVEMREPDRCCGMGGSFNVQYYELSKKIADHKMNSIAETNADIVVTACPGCMIQLIDNTIQKGMPQKVMHVIELLH; this is translated from the coding sequence ATGCAATTAGAAAACCTGACCAAGTTTCAGGATAAAGTTGAGCAGTGTATGAAGTGTGGATTCTGTATGTATTTTTGCCCTATCTACCAAGAAATCCATACGGAACCTATTGTGGCACGGGGTAGGAACGTCCTCGCCATGCAACTCCTGGAAGGGGATCAATTTGATTGGAAGCACTTGGAGGAGCGTTTCAGCAAATGCCTTACCTGTAATAGATGTGCCCAATTTTGCCCAGCTAAGGTAGATGTTGCTATCATCACGTTGGCGGCTCGAGCCGATATCGTGGCCAACAAAGGGCTTCCCTTTGCCAAGAAGGTGGTCTTTGAAAATCTCCTGACAAAGAGGGGGCTCTTTGGAAGGGTATTAAAAGTAGCCTCTAAACTGCAAAAACTCCTGCCCAAAACCAAAGGAAAGATTCGACACCTCCCCACGTTCCTCTCAGCGCTGAGCAAGGGGAGGCAGATCCCGGAGGTAGCCCACAAATTTCTGCGGGATGAATACCCAGAGGTCATCTCCCCTCCCCCAGGTGTAAAGACGAAGATGAGGATCGCCTTTTTTGCCGGTTGTGCGACTGATTATATCTTTCCCGATGTGGGAAAAAAGACCATAGACTTTCTCACCAGCCAGGGGGTCAAGGTCTACTTCCCGAAAGAACAAGGGTGCTGTGGAATGCCCGTGTTCGGCAGCGGGGATTTCAAGACCGCCAGGGAGATGGCCGACAAGACCGTCTCGGTCTTTGAAAAACTAAAGGATGTTGATTATATCGTCACATCCTGTGCTACCTGTAGCTCAGCCCTTAAGGAAGGGTATATCACCTACCTGGCTGATACTCCAGAAAGGGAGAAGAGGTATAAGGCCTTCAGAGACAAAGTAAAGGACACCACCGAATTTATCGTTGATATCCTCAAGCCGCCACTTGAGGCATTTAAGACCAGCCTACCGAAAGGGACCAAGGTCACCTATCACGATCCCTGCCACCATGTAAGGTACCAAAACATCTCCACTCAGCCCAGAGCGATCATCCAATCCTTGCCGGGGGTGGAATTTGTGGAGATGAGAGAGCCAGATCGGTGTTGTGGAATGGGGGGATCTTTCAACGTCCAGTACTACGAACTCTCCAAAAAGATAGCCGATCATAAGATGAACTCCATTGCCGAAACGAATGCGGACATCGTGGTTACCGCCTGCCCAGGGTGTATGATCCAGTTGATCGACAACACCATCCAAAAGGGAATGCCCCAAAAGGTAATGCATGTGATAGAGCTTCTGCACTAA